A window from Amblyomma americanum isolate KBUSLIRL-KWMA chromosome 7, ASM5285725v1, whole genome shotgun sequence encodes these proteins:
- the LOC144097716 gene encoding cuticle protein 14-like — translation MKECVFLAAWLAAAHAGYVAPVTGFIETESSTSHHSQDVAGNYDFGYKERHPGGATFRQETGYPWGHKVGSYGIADADGRVRLVKYVADANGFRVHISTNEPGTAASSPAGAGINAPVALPAVPVEPVVLASSAVPAVNAAHVYGPPIVGPVFKHAPPVAALGAFKAAYGRKPYVAAAVSPGLEVEYDGREERHW, via the exons gAGTGCGTCTTTCTAGCTGCCTGGCTGGCCGCGGCTCATGCTGGGTATGTAGCGCCGGTGACAGGGTTTATTGAGACCGAGTCATCCACGAGCCACCATTCGCAAGAC GTGGCCGGCAACTATGACTTCGGTTACAAAGAGCGCCACCCAGGCGGCGCCACCTTCCGCCAGGAGACGGGCTACCCTTGGGGCCACAAAGTCGGCTCATACGGGATCGCCGACGCGGATGGTCGTGTGCGACTCGTGAAATACGTGGCCGACGCCAACGGCTTCCGTGTGCACATCTCCACCAACGAGCCCGGCACGGCGGCCTCCAGTCCCGCCGGGGCTGGCATCAATGCTCCCGTCGCTCTGCCTGCTGTCCCCGTGGAACCCGTGGTCCTTGCGTCCTCGGCAGTGCCTGCGGTGAACGCTGCTCACGTCTACGGTCCCCCCATTGTGGGGCCGGTTTTCAAGCACGCTCCGCCCGTAGCAGCACTGGGTGCTTTCAAGGCAGCCTACGGGAGGAAGCCTTACGTGGCAGCGGCAGTGTCACCCGGTCTGGAAGTGGAGTACGATGGCCGAGAGGAGAGGCACTGGTGA